AGCAAGTACGCCCTGTACGCGCAGAACGAGCAGGTGCACATCGCCAGTTGGCCGTGTTTCGGTCTCTACCGCGACCTAGCCTTCCAGCTCAGCGCCGAGGCCAACACCGCCGCGAGCCAGGTGTACGCCATCGAGGGCAGCGCCTTCGTCCTGATGGCCACCCAGGTCATCTCCCCGGCCGGCATCGACGTCTTCGCGTCCACCCCCGAGCAGCGCCGCCTGCTCACGGCCGGCGGCGGCTGCTCCCGGATCTTCGGCCCTGACGGGCGTAGCCTCACCAAGGACGTCGACGAGGGTGAGGAGGCACTGGTGTACGCCGACATCGACCTCGACGAGATCGACCTCGCGAAGAACGCCTACGACCCGGCCGGGCACTACGCGCGCGCCGACGCCACCTATCTCGTTCACCGTCGCGAAGCCCGCCGGCCCGTGGTCCGGGAGGGCAGCCCCGCCGAGACCGCGTTCCCGGCGCTGTTCCCGTCGCTGGACGACGAGATCCCCGAGCCATGACCCGGCCTGCCGAAGACTCCCCGCCGCCGGGCCGGCCCCCCGTCCAGACCCTGGACCGGGGGCTCAGGCTCCTGGAAGTGATCGCGCTGTCGGACGTACCGCTGACGCTGGCCGAACTGAGCCAGCAGATGGGGCTGCACCGCTCGATCGTCTAC
The window above is part of the Streptomyces sp. NBC_00425 genome. Proteins encoded here:
- a CDS encoding carbon-nitrogen hydrolase family protein, producing MTETTRRFKAAAVQAEPAWLDAEAGVAKTVDLIAEAARGGASLIAFPEVWIPGYPHFLWLGAVADQVPYVGRYHAASLAPDGDGMTTIRRAARQHGITVALGYSEKDHGSLYITQTVIAADGSVLLHRRKLKPTHVERSLFGEGDGSDLKVVDSALGRLGALNCAEHVQPLSKYALYAQNEQVHIASWPCFGLYRDLAFQLSAEANTAASQVYAIEGSAFVLMATQVISPAGIDVFASTPEQRRLLTAGGGCSRIFGPDGRSLTKDVDEGEEALVYADIDLDEIDLAKNAYDPAGHYARADATYLVHRREARRPVVREGSPAETAFPALFPSLDDEIPEP